Proteins encoded by one window of Microplitis mediator isolate UGA2020A chromosome 1, iyMicMedi2.1, whole genome shotgun sequence:
- the LOC130672765 gene encoding uncharacterized protein LOC130672765 produces the protein MFAGVDVKQLLANNPPRIVITQSEQGVEALNQQQTTSSVSIKAVKKTKAHLNNRDRAGSESDIRDYLKRKRDTEKDLDTSWSDSEFNYQPYKKVDSSNNTIETDKISTAQISHIDPSTALHPTVTDQNNAINMDDDMIKILHSLTAQISLMRTEATTNVNKLQTQILDSQRTNAEAILEVKNEIKKVESSWNIKWLETQKKQSELETEIATLKEQLKNKTTEAGNFADKKTNELLILADKKLKKMEQLIYDQEKQVKKLNIIIKNHDWEPTQAQEKTKKFLEEKFNTREEIVNIQPVDKAGKMIRVKFSTQKVKEKIMTDKATVLKGNKISIVRDLTSRELEQRSNLIQMAKEKTEQGQKAEIRGNKIKVGDTWYYWDRNLNTLKTAKTANPLKRWGIPNNQSPSKRNSKN, from the coding sequence ATGTTTGCCGGCGTGGACGTTAAACAACTGTTGGCAAATAATCCACCAAGAATTGTTATCACTCAATCGGAACAAGGTGTAGAAGCCCTGAACCAACAGCAAACAACATCCTCGGTCTCGATTAAGGCcgtcaaaaaaaccaaagcACACCTTAATAACAGAGATCGAGCAGGATCTGAAAGTGACATCAGAGATTATCTGAAGCGTAAAAGGGATACAGAAAAGGACCTAGACACTTCCTGGTCAGACTCGGAGTTTAATTATCAGCCATACAAAAAGGTGGACAGCTCTAACAACACCATCGAAACAGATAAGATAAGTACTGCTCAAATTAGCCACATTGATCCCTCAACTGCCCTACATCCTACTGTTACAGATCAGAATAACGCAATAAATATGGATGatgatatgataaaaatacttCATTCCTTAACTGCACAAATCAGCTTGATGAGGACAGAAGCAACAACCAACGTCAATAAGCTCCAAACCCAAATCTTAGACTCTCAGAGGACCAATGCTGAAGCTATCTTGGAGGTTAAAAATGAGATTAAAAAAGTCGAATCCTCATGGAATATAAAGTGGTTAGAAACCCAAAAGAAACAATCAGAGCTCGAGACCGAAATTGCAACACTAAAAGAGcagctgaaaaataaaactactgAAGCAGGAAATTTTGCGGATAAAAAGACAAATGAATTACTGATTCTTGctgataaaaaactaaagaaGATGGAACAATTAATATATGATCAAGAAAAACaagtcaaaaaattgaatattattattaagaaccATGACTGGGAACCCACCCAGGCCCAAgagaaaaccaaaaaatttctcgagGAGAAGTTTAATACTAGGGAAGAAATAGTCAATATACAACCTGTAGATAAGGCAGGAAAGATGATACGCGTCAAATTTAGCACCCAGAAAGTCAAAGAGAAAATAATGACTGACAAAGCTACGGTACTGAAAGGAAACAAGATTTCCATCGTCAGGGACCTCACATCGCGAGAATTGGAGCAAAGATCGAATCTCATTCAAATGGCGAAAGAAAAAACTGAACAAGGCCAGAAAGCGGAGATAAGAggtaacaaaataaaagttggtGATACTTGGTATTATTGGGACCGTAATCTGAACACCTTAAAAACAGCTAAAACAGCTAATCCGCTGAAACGATGGGGCATACCCAATAATCAATCACCTAGTaaacgaaattcaaaaaactaa